One window of the Melospiza melodia melodia isolate bMelMel2 chromosome 15, bMelMel2.pri, whole genome shotgun sequence genome contains the following:
- the TUBGCP4 gene encoding gamma-tubulin complex component 4, with protein sequence MIHELLLALSGYPGAAFTWSKRGGLQVSQELPFLHPSETSVLNRLCRLGTDYIRFAEFVEQYTGHVQQQDHHPSQQNQSGLHGIYLRAFCTGLDSVLQPYRQALLDLEQEFLADPHLSISHVNYSLDQFQLLFPSVMVMVEQIKTQKIHGCQILETVHKHSCGGLPPVRSALEKILAVCHGVMYKQLSAWMLHGLLLDQHEEFFIKQGPSSGNVPSQPEEDDDDLGIGGLTGKQLRELQDLRLIEEENMLAPSLKQFSLRVEMLPSYIPVRVAEKILFVGESVQMFENQNVNLTRKGSILKNQEDTFAAELHRLKQQPLFSLVDFESVVDWIRSTVAEHLWKLMVEESDLLGQLKIIKDFYLLGRGELFQAFIDTAQHMLKTPPTAVTEHDVNIAFQLSAHKVLLDDDNLLPLLHLTIEYHGKEHKDTSQTREGPSRELSPREAPTSGWAALGLSYKVQWPLHILFTPAVLEKYNVVFKYLLSVRRVQAELQHCWALQMQRKHLKSNRTDAIKWRLRDHMAFLVDNLQYYLQVDVLESQFSQLLQQINATRDFESIRLAHDHFLSNLLAQSFILLKPVFHCLNEILDLCHSFCSLVSQNLGPLDERGAAQLSILVKGFSRQSSLLFKILSSVRNHQINSDLAQLLLRLDYNKYYTQAGGTLGSFGV encoded by the exons ATGATCCAcgagctgctgctggccctgagcgGGTACCCAGGGGCGGCCTTCACCTGGAGCAAGCGCGGCGGCCTCCAG GTGTCTCAAGAGCTGCCGTTTCTGCATCCCAGCGAGACCAGCGTCCTTAACCGGCTCTGCCGCCTCGGCACCGACTACATCCGCTTCGCCGAATTCGTGGAGCAGTACACGGGACACGTACAGCAGCAG GATCACCATCCATCTCAGCAAAACCAGAGTGGATTGCATGGCATTTATTTGAGAGCCTTCTGTACAGGTCTTGATTCAGTGCTGCAGCCTTATCGACAGGCACTACTTGATCTAGAACAAGAG TTTCTGGCTGACCCACATCTTTCCATCTCACATGTTAATTACTCCTTGGACCAG TTTCAGTTACTCTTCCCCTCTGTGATGGTCATGGTGGAACAGATCAAAACTCAGAAG ATTCATGGGTGCCAGATATTGGAGACAGTCCACAAACATAGCTGTGGGGGGTTGCCTCCTGTTCGCAGTGCTCTTGAAAA GATTCTGGCTGTGTGTCATGGAGTCATGTATAAGCAGCTCTCTGCCTGGATGCTGCATGGATTACTACTAGACCAACATGAAGAGTTCTTTATCAAACAAGGCCCCTCTTCTGGAAATGTCCCTAGCCAACCTGAAGAAGATGACGATGACTTAGGAATTGGGGGGCTTACAGGAAAACAGCTACGAGAACTGCAGGACCTG CGCTTGATTGAGGAGGAGAACATGTTAGCTCCATCTCTAAAGCAGTTTTCTTTGAGAGTAGAAATGCTGCCTTCATACATTCCTGTACGGGTTGCTGAGAAGATCCTCTTTGTGGGAGAATCTGTTCAGATGTTTGAGAATCAGAATGTTAACCTGACCAGAAAAG GCTCCATCCTAAAAAACCAGGAGGACACTTTTGCAGCAGAGCTACATCGACTCAAGCAGCAACCACTTTTTAGTTTGGTGGACTTTGAATCAGTGGTTGACTGGATACGGAGCactgttgctgag CATCTTTGGAAACTGATGGTGGAGGAATCGGATCTACTAGGACAACTGAAG ATTATAAAAGACTTTTACCTTTTGGGAAGAGGTGAGCTGTTTCAGGCTTTCATAGACACCGCACAGCACATGTTAAAGACACCACCTACAGCTGTAACGGAACATG ATGTCAACATTGCATTTCAGCTGTCTGCTCATAAGGTACTGTTAGATGATGACaaccttcttcctcttcttcacttaACCATTGAGTATCATGGAAAGGAACATAAAG ATACTTCTCAGACTCGTGAAGGGCCTTCTCGGGAATTATCTCCACGTGAAGCCCCCACATCTGGATGGGCGGCTCTGGGCCTTTCTTACAAAGTTCAGTGGCCACTGCACATTCTTTTTACTCCCGCTGTTCTCGAGAA GTACAACGTTGTGTTCAAATACCTGCTGAGTGTGCGACGAGTtcaggctgagctgcagcactgctgggctctcCAGATGCAACGTAAACACCTAAAATCTAATAGAACAGATGCCATCAAGTGGCGTCTGAGGGATCACATGGCTTTCCTTGTGGACAATCTTCAGTATTATCTGCAG GTCGATGTACTGGAGTCTCAGTTCTCACAGCTTCTGCAGCAGATAAATGCCACAAGAGATTTTGAGAGTATACGATTGGCTCATGATCATTTCCTAAGTAATTTGTTGGCTCAGTCTTTCATCCTTCTAAAACCT GTTTTCCACTGCTTAAATGAAATTCTGGATCTTTGTCATAGCTTTTGTTCTCTGGTCAGTCAGAATCTGGGTCCCTTAGATGAACGGGGAGCTGCACAACTCAGTATTTTGGTGAAG GGATTCAGTCGTCAGTCATCACTGCTCTTCAAGATTCTCTCTAGTGTTCGCAATCATCAGATAAACTCCGACTTAGCTCAACTGCTGCTACGCTTGGATTATAACAAATACTACACCCAGGCTGGAGGAACCTTGGGCAG TTTTGGAGTTTAA